A window from Spiroplasma endosymbiont of Aspidapion aeneum encodes these proteins:
- a CDS encoding MurR/RpiR family transcriptional regulator, with product MKNIRTMEKIKILINKKTNQSYIDIASYLDNNIENIGSLSIKMIANSTFTSQATITRFSQELGLSGFKELKFKLLYELSQDKIDYSYEIEQKNDELLEILQKNIFYFRKIKNDIISISTIILEASNVYIYGFGGNVNIINIFKNYLIRMNINSIYLNDRDDQLAYSQNKKDNSIHILVSFKFRNEHWDKIFQNIQVSNGRKIIITTTKNEDKITTVKNDNDIIIQIPYNEGHKFGRDNSEVSFLLTLMLIIEHLFEKSNLDKKIKSQDIY from the coding sequence ATGAAAAATATTAGAACAATGGAAAAAATAAAAATATTGATAAATAAAAAAACTAATCAAAGTTATATTGATATCGCAAGCTATTTAGATAACAATATTGAAAACATTGGTAGCTTATCAATTAAAATGATAGCAAACTCTACGTTCACATCTCAAGCAACAATAACAAGATTTTCTCAAGAATTGGGTCTTTCTGGATTTAAGGAGTTAAAATTTAAATTACTATATGAACTTTCTCAAGATAAAATAGACTATTCTTATGAAATTGAACAAAAAAATGATGAGTTATTAGAAATTTTACAAAAAAATATTTTTTATTTTAGGAAAATAAAAAATGATATTATTAGTATCTCAACCATAATATTAGAAGCATCGAATGTTTATATTTACGGTTTTGGTGGCAATGTAAACATAATCAATATATTCAAAAATTACCTAATCAGAATGAATATCAATTCAATTTATTTAAATGATAGAGATGACCAGTTGGCATATTCGCAAAATAAAAAAGATAATAGCATACATATACTAGTATCCTTTAAATTTAGAAATGAACATTGAGATAAAATTTTCCAAAATATTCAAGTATCGAATGGTAGGAAGATTATAATAACCACCACAAAAAACGAAGATAAAATAACTACAGTAAAAAATGATAATGACATAATTATCCAAATCCCCTATAATGAAGGTCATAAATTTGGAAGAGATAACTCGGAGGTTTCGTTTTTACTTACCTTAATGTTAATAATAGAGCATTTATTTGAAAAAAGTAATTTAGATAAAAAAATAAAATCTCAAGATATATACTAG